A genomic region of Cannabis sativa cultivar Pink pepper isolate KNU-18-1 chromosome 1, ASM2916894v1, whole genome shotgun sequence contains the following coding sequences:
- the LOC115705908 gene encoding common plant regulatory factor 1 isoform X1 gives MGNDEEGKSAKFEKTSPPATPDQTTPTNQANVHVYPDWAAMQAYYGPRVALPQYYNSAVASGHAPHPYLWGPPQPMMPSFGTPYAAIYPHGNVYAHPRVPLGAHGHGVPSSPALGVTPVTVSVEMPTKSSGNSEKELEKKMKGFDSLSMSIGNGNVESRAEEMLSQSTETEGSSDGSDGHTSGQANQIRRKRSREETPTTGDEKTEKRVNSVSDKTMGASLSAAGVPAKLVGPIVSPGMTTAFDLRNPTNLSPKTSPSGFNQACTVLPSDSWVQNDRELKRERRKQSNRESARRSRLRKQAETEDLARKVESLTSENETLKVELNRLTENSEKLRLENTKLVGKLEDAKLGRTEEIVMNKVDKRTQPISTENLLSRVNNSGSIDRTAETDNGMYEKNSKPGTKLHQLLDANPRADAVVAG, from the exons ATGGGAAATGACGAAGAGGGAAAGTCTGCTAAATTCGAGAAAACTTCTCCGCCTGCAACTCCG GATCAGACGACTCCTACTAATCAGGCCAATGTTCACGTATACCCTGATTGGGCTGCTATGCAG GCATATTATGGTCCAAGAGTTGCTCTCCCCCAATACTACAACTCAGCTGTAGCTTCTGGCCATGCTCCTCATCCCTATCTATGGGGTCCACCACAG CCTATGATGCCCTCTTTTGGGACGCCTTATGCGGCAATCTACCCACATGGCAATGTCTATGCACATCCTCGAGTCCCTCTT GGAGCACATGGTCATGGGGTTCCATCATCGCCTGCT CTGGGTGTTACTCCTGTGACTGTGAGTGTGGAAATGCCTACAAAATCGTCTGGAAATTCAGAGAAAGAGTTGGAGAAAAAGATGAAAGGTTTTGATTCACTTTCCATGTCGATAGGCAATGGTAATGTCGAGAGTAGGGCTGAAGAGATGCTGTCACAAAG TACGGAGACAGAAGGTTCAAGTGATGGCAGTGATGGGCATACTTCTGGG CAGGCAAATCAAATCAGAAGAAAAAGAAGTCGTGAGGAGACACCAACTACAG GAGATGAGAAAACTGAGAAGCGGGTCAACTCAGTTTCTGATAAGACAATGGGTGCATCTCTCTCTGCTGCTGGCGTACCAGCAAAGTTGGTTGGACCTATAGTTTCTCCTGGTATGACCACGGCATTTGATCTCAGAAACCCTACTAACTTGAGCCCCAAGACAAGTCCTTCTGGCTTCAACCAAGCCTGTACAGTTTTGCCTTCGGACTCCTGGGTGCAG AATGATCGGGAGCTGAAGCGTGAAAGAAGGAAACAGTCTAACCGAGAATCTGCTAGGAGATCAAGGTTGAGGAAGCAG GCTGAGACTGAAGATCTTGCACGCAAAGTTGAATCGTTGACTTCTGAGAACGAAACACTTAAAGTAGAATTAAATCGATTAACAGAGAACTCGGAGAAGCTGAGGCTTGAGAACACTAAACTAGTG GGTAAGCTGGAAGACGCAAAACTTGGGCGTACAGAAGAGATTGTAATGAACAAGGTCGACAAGAGGACTCAACCTATAAGTACAGAAAATTTACTGTCCCGAGTTAATAACTCTGGTTCCATTGATAGGACTGCCGAGACAGACAATGGCATGTATGAGAAAAACTCAAAACCAGGGACTAAGCTACATCAACTCCTGGATGCAAATCCGAGAGCTGATGCTGTGGTGGCGGGCTGA
- the LOC115705908 gene encoding common plant regulatory factor 1 isoform X2, whose protein sequence is MGNDEEGKSAKFEKTSPPATPDQTTPTNQANVHVYPDWAAMQAYYGPRVALPQYYNSAVASGHAPHPYLWGPPQPMMPSFGTPYAAIYPHGNVYAHPRVPLGAHGHGVPSSPALGVTPVTVSVEMPTKSSGNSEKELEKKMKGFDSLSMSIGNGNVESRAEEMLSQSTETEGSSDGSDGHTSGANQIRRKRSREETPTTGDEKTEKRVNSVSDKTMGASLSAAGVPAKLVGPIVSPGMTTAFDLRNPTNLSPKTSPSGFNQACTVLPSDSWVQNDRELKRERRKQSNRESARRSRLRKQAETEDLARKVESLTSENETLKVELNRLTENSEKLRLENTKLVGKLEDAKLGRTEEIVMNKVDKRTQPISTENLLSRVNNSGSIDRTAETDNGMYEKNSKPGTKLHQLLDANPRADAVVAG, encoded by the exons ATGGGAAATGACGAAGAGGGAAAGTCTGCTAAATTCGAGAAAACTTCTCCGCCTGCAACTCCG GATCAGACGACTCCTACTAATCAGGCCAATGTTCACGTATACCCTGATTGGGCTGCTATGCAG GCATATTATGGTCCAAGAGTTGCTCTCCCCCAATACTACAACTCAGCTGTAGCTTCTGGCCATGCTCCTCATCCCTATCTATGGGGTCCACCACAG CCTATGATGCCCTCTTTTGGGACGCCTTATGCGGCAATCTACCCACATGGCAATGTCTATGCACATCCTCGAGTCCCTCTT GGAGCACATGGTCATGGGGTTCCATCATCGCCTGCT CTGGGTGTTACTCCTGTGACTGTGAGTGTGGAAATGCCTACAAAATCGTCTGGAAATTCAGAGAAAGAGTTGGAGAAAAAGATGAAAGGTTTTGATTCACTTTCCATGTCGATAGGCAATGGTAATGTCGAGAGTAGGGCTGAAGAGATGCTGTCACAAAG TACGGAGACAGAAGGTTCAAGTGATGGCAGTGATGGGCATACTTCTGGG GCAAATCAAATCAGAAGAAAAAGAAGTCGTGAGGAGACACCAACTACAG GAGATGAGAAAACTGAGAAGCGGGTCAACTCAGTTTCTGATAAGACAATGGGTGCATCTCTCTCTGCTGCTGGCGTACCAGCAAAGTTGGTTGGACCTATAGTTTCTCCTGGTATGACCACGGCATTTGATCTCAGAAACCCTACTAACTTGAGCCCCAAGACAAGTCCTTCTGGCTTCAACCAAGCCTGTACAGTTTTGCCTTCGGACTCCTGGGTGCAG AATGATCGGGAGCTGAAGCGTGAAAGAAGGAAACAGTCTAACCGAGAATCTGCTAGGAGATCAAGGTTGAGGAAGCAG GCTGAGACTGAAGATCTTGCACGCAAAGTTGAATCGTTGACTTCTGAGAACGAAACACTTAAAGTAGAATTAAATCGATTAACAGAGAACTCGGAGAAGCTGAGGCTTGAGAACACTAAACTAGTG GGTAAGCTGGAAGACGCAAAACTTGGGCGTACAGAAGAGATTGTAATGAACAAGGTCGACAAGAGGACTCAACCTATAAGTACAGAAAATTTACTGTCCCGAGTTAATAACTCTGGTTCCATTGATAGGACTGCCGAGACAGACAATGGCATGTATGAGAAAAACTCAAAACCAGGGACTAAGCTACATCAACTCCTGGATGCAAATCCGAGAGCTGATGCTGTGGTGGCGGGCTGA